A DNA window from Calliphora vicina chromosome 1, idCalVici1.1, whole genome shotgun sequence contains the following coding sequences:
- the LOC135950670 gene encoding uncharacterized protein LOC135950670, giving the protein MAALPAERTTFSLPFTFTGVDFAGPFQIKAGHLRNSPYMKGYACIFVCFATRAIHLEPCSNLSSEAFLATFDRFVGRRGLPKRLMSDNGTNFVGASKALLAEYAMFLEKASKDISERYALHGFEWKFIPPSAPHMGGLWEAGVKSFKLHFRKVVGNQKFNFEEFSTLLVRIEGVLNSRPLSPMTEDPEDLNVLTPGHFLRGAPIMVPPEMAEDDLNISLLNRWEKLKALHHRFAQRWKADYLQELHKRYKWRYPKKELIVGDFVIIKDELLPPSDWRLGRIENIYHGSDKRVRVADIRTQYGLVTRPIKHHTLLHKERRVESDVVPPTQRRSVQDRLQIHNRVTSPQPLQRLQRTARRVADDEVHQRTRDNSRESEALQVLTSRQRRSRRRPNMLQRQLEQQAVGQATTHQLLRQMVATMNRLSEAILVAPVQGGRHVEAQDEPSDDDLLDIDMEPLL; this is encoded by the exons ATGGCAGCCTTACCAGCTGAGAGAACTACGTTCTCCTTACCGTTTACCTTTACTGGTGTAGACTTTGCTGGTCCGTTTCAGATAAAAGCCGGCCATTTGAGAAATTCTCCATACATGAAAGGCTACGCCtgtatatttgtatgttttgCTACTCGGGCTATACACCTAGAACCATGTTCTAATCTTTCATCTGAGGCTTTTCTGGCCACATTTGATAGGTTCGTCGGAAGACGAGGGTTACCGAAACGTTTGATGTCTGACAACGGTACCAACTTCGTAGGCGCAAGTAAAGCATTGCTTGCTGAATATGCGATGTTCTTAGAGAAAGCTTCAAAGGACATATCTGAAAGATATGCTCTCCACGGCTTCGAGTGGAAATTCATTCCCCCTAGTGCACCGCATATGGGAGGCCTGTGGGAAGCTGGAGTTAAAAGCTTCAAGCTTCACTTTAGGAAGGTTGTaggaaatcaaaaatttaatttcgaagaATTCTCTACTCTTTTAGTTAGAATTGAAGGCGTTCTTAACTCTCGTCCTTTATCTCCGATGACCGAGGACCCTGAGGATTTAAACGTATTAACTCCCGGACACTTTCTACGAGGTGCGCCTATAATGGTTCCACCGGAAATGGCAGAGGATGACTTAAATATTTCCCTTCTTAACCGATGGGAGAAACTAAAGGCTCTTCACCATCGATTTGCGCAAAGATGGAAAGCAGATTATTTACAAGAACTGCACAAACGCTACAAATGGCGTTATCCAAAGAAGGAATTGATTGTAGGAGATTTCGTCATAATAAAGGATGAACTACTTCCTCCTAGTGACTGGCGTTTGGGTCGCATTGAGAATATTTATCATGGATCTGATAAACGAGTGAGAGTAGCTGATATTCGAACCCAATATGGTTTGGTTACTAGGCCTATT AAACATCACACTCTACTCCACAAGGAACGTCGTGTGGAGTCTGATGTAGTTCCCCCAACTCAAAGGCGCTCTGTCCAAGATCGGCTACAGATCCATAATCGTGTAACTTCACCTCAACCACTGCAGAGGTTGCAACGCACTGCGCGTCGAGTAGCTGACGATGAAGTCCACCAGCGCACCCGTGACAACAGTCGAGAGTCGGAGGCCCTTCAAGTTCTAACCTCACGGCAAAGGCGCTCACGAAGGAGGCCTAATATGTTGCAGCGACAATTGGAACAGCAAGCCGTCGGACAGGCCACAACCCACCAGCTGCTTCGTCAAATGGTCGCCACAATGAACCGCCTAAGCGAAGCCATTTTAGTTGCACCCGTGCAAGGGGGCCGGCATGTCGAGGCCCAGGACGAGCCCAGCGATGACGACTTACTTGACATCGATATGGAGCCTCTCCTATAA
- the LOC135950663 gene encoding uncharacterized protein LOC135950663, whose product MGSQPHSKFVIETDNLFDECENFAKLNVEDLTESLVEAKLESLEEDWKTIRISYETIYSTLDSVISQEFKELARTRFRECKEKYQWTKANMNDLLKAAKGSVNTQNGPQHSSVLGNSTFFPTNTTFDLSEIGVRVPACDMKVFNGSYEEWPSFRDMFSVLYHTNPRVSKVEKFFHLLNKTSGDALAIIQKYPLTEQNYLAAWNALKARYENKKFLVEIQLKALFNIEPATNETSNDINRIRTTICDCLAMLIGHGIRVDQWDPILVYLCSSKLPIQTITAWEESLESDSEMPSWIQMDNFLKSRHRVVERIERAREQIHVNESSHKSDSKPGTSRNNTGKNSIQRSGSNNQNSCRLCNENHNLRICKRFSDFNVRQRIDYVERNNICSNCLSPTHVSKDCKSIFRCTQCKNKHHSLLHLNQNDNSEQIRRSNQGGNRPVNSFHTESTQPINDITSGNVDVDLQCPSCSNATPTNVQTHLSVNHDDILLPTALVQINHLGDKFTVRALIDSASKRSFLTERIQNRLNLKTESANFEICGLGGTIVANSKKLCNITLCAEKHNFKLDTQAVIVSNLTSLMPSASISNPNLTEISDLKLADPTFYVSSHIDLLLGSDVIPYILLEGIRKNILGNMIAQNSVYGWFIYGPFKINSLSLVAVDVSEKAKEEIDIGIQLRKFWETEEISNNSVLSEEDKICEKLFEKTTFRREDGRYVVKLPFRQEFPKSIFLASSRYQARKQYIHMEMNLEKKSYLNIYNDILREYIDLGHMQKCNSAEINENGKYFSYYLPHHAVFRPESASTKVRVVFNGSRKTQSSYSLNDILYSGPTLQSDLMTIILNWRKYKFVFNGDIEKMYRQIMINDSDKPYQRILFRNTNTGNIEDYELATVTFGINCAPFLAIRTLLQLADDTETNNPLSSRILRNETYVDDVLSGGHTLETAVESQRQLCTALNSAGFPLKKITANHPLLLEHIPKDNLLNDDFLKFKDSSSTKTLGIRWNAMSDSFSYKMEEICIGNTVTKRQILSCVAKFFDPAGWLTPIIIQAKILLQELWQDGVEWDESVKSHIFIKWNIFIENAQYIEEIKIPRWVNFQPENFIQLHGFCDASERAYCAALYIRSENPNNRSTHLLVAKSKVAPLQKLSLPRLELCGALLLSKLVRHVLFNNLFPSSSVHLWTDSTIVLAWLQKHPSSWKTFVANRTSKIIENVGDATWRHVSTSENPADLGTRGCKPQELLNNPLWWHGPIWLLSSQEHWPTFSQPFQEPPEQRKRIEVNCITDSVHSSPSNNASNAQNILTNDKSPPSRCQITRAKREIGDEFYIINSFTRYHRALRVIAYVYRFCSLASNKSTNRAEPLTQNELNRSKIALIRLTQRAYYADII is encoded by the coding sequence ATGGGTAGTCAACCTCATTCGAAATTTGTCATCGAAACAGATAACTTGTTTGATGAATGCGAAAACTTCGCGAAATTAAATGTTGAGGATTTGACAGAATCCTTAGTAGAAGCGAAACTGGAATCCTTAGAAGAGGATTGGAAAACCATCCGAATTTCCTATGAGACAATTTATAGTACTTTAGATTCTGTAATATCTCAGGAATTTAAGGAATTGGCACGAACTAGATTCAGGGAATGTAAAGAAAAGTATCAGTGGACGAAGGCAAATATGAACGACCTTCTGAAGGCCGCAAAGGGTTCAGTAAATACACAGAACGGTCCACAGCATTCTTCTGTTTTGGGTAACTCCACATTCTTTCCAACAAATACTACATTTGACCTGTCTGAAATTGGTGTCCGAGTACCGGCTTGTGACATGAAGGTTTTTAATGGTAGTTATGAGGAATGGCCATCCTTTAGGGATATGTTTTCAGTACTTTATCATACTAATCCAAGAGTCTCCAAGGTTGAAAAGTTTTTCCATTTACTTAATAAAACTTCTGGAGATGCCTTagcaataatacaaaaatatcccTTAAcggaacaaaattatttagcgGCCTGGAATGCTTTAAAAGCAAGATATGAGAATAagaaatttttggttgaaattcaaCTAAAAGCTCTTTTTAACATAGAGCCCGCTACTAATGAAACTAGCAATGATATTAATCGAATAAGGACAACTATATGTGATTGCCTTGCGATGTTAATAGGTCATGGTATTCGTGTTGATCAATGGGATCCAATTTTGGTATATTTGTGTAGTAGTAAATTACCAATACAGACAATTACTGCCTGGGAGGAATCTTTAGAAAGTGATTCCGAAATGCCATCCTGGATTCAGATggataatttcttaaaaagtagACATCGGGTAGTTGAAAGGATAGAGAGAGCACGTGAGCAAATTCATGTGAATGAAAGTAGTCATAAGAGTGATTCGAAACCGGGAACTAGTAGAAATAATACTGGTAAAAATTCGATTCAGCGATCAGGTTCGAATAATCAAAACTCCTGTCGATTATGCAACGAGAATCATAATCTCAGAATATGCAAAAGGTTTTCAGACTTTAATGTCAGACAACGAATTGACTATGTAGAACGGAACAATATATGTAGCAACTGTCTATCACCAACTCACGTCAGCAAGGATTGTAAGAGTATATTCCGCTGTACGcaatgtaaaaataaacatCACAGCTTATTACATTTGAATCAAAACGATAATAGTGAACAGATTAGAAGAAGTAATCAGGGTGGAAATAGACCGGTAAATTCGTTTCATACGGAATCAACACAACCGATAAATGATATAACATCGGGAAATGTTGATGTTGATTTACAGTGCCCTTCGTGCAGTAATGCAACTCCGACGAATGTCCAAACTCATTTGTCGGTTAATCATGACGATATTTTGCTACCAACTGCTTTGGTGCAAATTAATCATTTGGGTGATAAATTTACGGTTAGAGCACTGATTGACTCTGCATCGAAAAGGTCTTTCTTGACTGAACGAATTCAAAATAGGTTGAATTTGAAAACAGAATCTGCAAATTTCGAGATATGTGGATTAGGAGGTACAATAGTTGCTAATTCGAAGAAACTTTGTAACATAACATTATGTGCAGAGAAACATAATTTTAAGCTTGATACTCAAGCTGTGATTGTTTCAAACTTAACGAGTTTGATGCCATCAGCCTCAATTTCTAATCCTAATCTCACCGAGATTAGTGACTTAAAATTGGCGGATCCAACATTTTATGTTTCTTCTCATATTGACTTGTTATTGGGAAGCGACGTCATACCATATATTTTGCTTGAGggaattcgaaaaaatattttgggaaatatGATTGCACAGAACTCAGTTTATGGTTGGTTTATTTATGGCCCATTCAAGATAAACTCGCTTTCACTCGTTGCGGTCGATGTAAGTGAAAAGGCAAAAGAGGAAATCGATATAGGTATTCAGCTTAGGAAATTTTGGGAAACAGAAGAGATTTCCAATAATTCTGTCTTATCCGAAGAAGACAAAATTTGTGAGAAACTTTTTGAGAAAACCACTTTTCGACGAGAAGATGGGCGATATGTGGTAAAATTACCATTCAGGCAAGAGTTtcctaaatcaatatttttggcTTCATCTCGCTATCAAGCAAGGAAGCAATATATTCATATGGAaatgaatttggaaaaaaaatcctaccttaatatttataatgaCATTTTGAGGGAATATATTGATTTGGGTCATATGCAAAAATGTAATTCTgccgaaataaatgaaaatggtAAATATTTCTCGTACTATTTGCCTCATCATGCAGTTTTCCGACCTGAGAGTGCTTCAACGAAAGTCCGAGTAGTTTTTAATGGATCACGTAAAACACAAAGTTCATATTCAttaaatgatattttatatagtgGGCCAACTCTTCAGTCAGATCTTATGACTATAATTTTGAATTGGCGGAAGTATAAGTTTGTTTTCAATGgtgatattgaaaaaatgtatcgTCAAATAATGATTAATGATTCGGATAAACCCTATCAGAGAATATTGTTCCGCAATACCAATACAGGCAACATAGAAGATTATGAATTAGCTACGGTAACTTTTGGTATAAATTGTGCACCTTTCTTAGCAATTCGAACACTTCTACAGTTAGCAGATGACACGGAAACTAATAATCCTTTATCGTCAAGAATATTGAGAAATGAGACATATGTAGATGATGTGTTATCAGGGGGACATACTTTGGAAACAGCAGTAGAGTCTCAGAGACAGTTGTGCACCGCACTTAATTCTGCTGGCTTCCCATTGAAGAAAATAACTGCAAATCATCCACTATTATTGGAACACATTCCAAAAGATAATCTTTTGAATGacgatttcttaaaatttaaggaTTCAAGTTCCACAAAGACTCTTGGAATTCGTTGGAACGCTATGAGTGATTCTTTTAGTTACAAAATGGAGGAAATTTGTATAGGAAATACGGTAACGAAACGCCAAATCTTATCTTGCGTGGCGAAATTTTTTGACCCGGCAGGATGGCTAACGCCTATAATTATTCAAGCCAAAATTCTCCTTCAGGAATTATGGCAAGATGGTGTCGAGTGGGACGAGAGTGTTAAgtcacatatttttataaaatggaaCATTTTTATCGAAAATGCCCAATATattgaagaaataaaaatacCACGCTGGGTTAATTTTCAACCTGAAAACTTTATTCAGTTGCATGGTTTTTGTGATGCCTCAGAGAGAGCATACTGTGCCGCTCTTTACATAAGATCTGAGAATCCGAACAATAGAAGCACACATTTATTAGTGGCTAAGAGCAAGGTAGCACCGTTACAAAAACTTAGTCTTCCACGTTTGGAATTGTGTGGCGCTTTACTACTTTCCAAGTTAGTAAGGCATGTCTTATTTAATAACTTGTTCCCAAGTTCATCCGTTCATTTGTGGACTGACTCCACCATTGTTCTTGCATGGCTTCAGAAACATCCATCTTCGTGGAAAACTTTTGTAGCCAATAGAACttctaaaattattgaaaatgttggGGATGCCACATGGAGACACGtatccacttccgaaaatccggCCGATCTCGGAACAAGAGGATGCAAGCCACAGGAGTTATTGAATAATCCATTATGGTGGCATGGACCAATTTGGCTTCTTAGTTCTCAAGAACATTGGCCAACTTTTAGCCAACCATTCCAAGAACCCCCAGAACAAAGGAAAAGAATAGAAGTTAATTGCATAACCGATTCAGTCCATTCCTCGCCTTCCAACAATGCTTCAAATGCTCAAAATATATTGACTAATGACAAATCTCCACCTTCAAGGTGTCAGATTACGCGAGCAAAAAGAGAAATTGGTGATGAATTCTATATAATCAACAGTTTCACAAGATATCACCGAGCACTTCGCGTGATAGCCTATGTTTATCGTTTCTGCAGTTTAGCCTCCAACAAGAGTACAAATCGAGCTGAACCTTTAACGCAGAACGAGCTCAATAGATCTAAGATCGCATTAATTCGATTAACTCAAAGAGCTTATTATGCTGATATAATATAA